A genomic stretch from Porphyromonadaceae bacterium W3.11 includes:
- the scpA gene encoding methylmalonyl-CoA mutase, with product MKQTYKDINILKGGWSQPSVEEYNKQNNIAYDWKTPELIDVKGTYTREDLEGMEHLNYAAGVEPFLRGPYSTMYAMRPWTIRQYAGFSTAEESNAFYRRNLASGQKGLSVAFDLPTHRGYNADNERVEGDVGKAGVSICSIEDMKILFDGIPLNKMSVSMTMNGAVLPILAFYIVAGLEQGAKQEEMAGTIQNDILKEFMVRNTYIYPPEFSMRIIADIFEYTSQNMPKFNSISISGYHMQEAGATADIEMAYTIADGMEYLRAGMKAGIDIDKFAPRLSFFWAIGMNHFMEIAKMRAARMIWAKITKKYGAKNPKSMMLRTHSQTSGWSLTEQDPFNNVGRTCIEAMGAALGHTQSLHTNALDEAIALPTDFSARIARNTQIYIQEETMITKQVDPWAGSYYVETLTNELVHKAWDLIQEVESMGGMAKAIESGLPKMRIEEAAARTQARIDSGNQIIIGVNHYRLDKEDPIDILEVDNTAVRVQQVSRLQELRDNRDEEAVKKALADITEAVRTKKGNLLDLAVKAAQLRASLGEISDACEDVVGRYKAVIRTISGVYSSETKNDPDFVEASRLVSEFAKKEGRQPRIMIAKMGQDGHDRGAKVVATGYADVGFDVDMGPLFQTPAESARQAVENDVNILGVSSLAAGHKTLVPQVINELKKLGREDIIVIAGGVIPAQDYDFLYESGVAAIFGPGTSVAKAAIELMHILLAE from the coding sequence AAGGTGGTTGGTCTCAACCATCAGTGGAAGAGTATAATAAACAAAATAATATTGCTTATGATTGGAAGACTCCTGAACTGATTGATGTTAAGGGGACTTACACTCGTGAGGACTTAGAGGGGATGGAGCACCTTAACTATGCAGCAGGTGTAGAGCCCTTCTTACGTGGACCATACAGTACGATGTATGCCATGAGACCTTGGACTATTCGTCAGTATGCGGGTTTTTCAACTGCAGAGGAAAGTAATGCTTTCTACCGTCGTAACCTTGCGTCTGGTCAGAAGGGTCTTTCTGTGGCGTTTGACCTCCCTACTCACCGTGGATACAATGCCGATAATGAGCGTGTAGAAGGTGACGTTGGTAAGGCTGGTGTATCTATCTGCTCTATCGAAGATATGAAGATCCTATTTGATGGTATCCCACTAAATAAGATGTCCGTATCAATGACCATGAATGGTGCTGTACTTCCAATCCTAGCCTTCTACATCGTAGCTGGTCTAGAGCAGGGAGCTAAGCAAGAGGAGATGGCAGGAACTATCCAGAATGATATCCTTAAGGAGTTTATGGTGCGTAACACATACATCTATCCACCTGAATTCTCTATGCGTATTATTGCCGATATTTTTGAGTACACCTCACAAAATATGCCTAAGTTCAACTCTATCTCCATTTCTGGATATCACATGCAGGAGGCTGGTGCTACTGCAGATATTGAGATGGCTTATACCATTGCTGATGGTATGGAGTATCTCCGTGCTGGAATGAAAGCAGGCATTGACATCGATAAGTTCGCGCCTCGCCTCTCATTCTTCTGGGCGATTGGAATGAATCACTTCATGGAGATTGCTAAGATGAGAGCTGCACGTATGATTTGGGCTAAGATCACCAAGAAGTATGGTGCGAAGAACCCTAAGTCAATGATGCTTCGTACACACTCACAGACTTCAGGTTGGTCTCTAACCGAGCAAGATCCATTTAATAACGTAGGTCGTACATGTATTGAGGCGATGGGTGCAGCTTTAGGTCACACTCAATCACTTCACACTAACGCCTTGGACGAAGCGATCGCACTACCTACTGACTTCTCTGCTCGTATTGCTCGTAATACTCAGATCTATATCCAAGAAGAGACCATGATCACTAAGCAAGTGGATCCTTGGGCAGGTTCATATTATGTAGAAACTCTTACTAATGAACTGGTTCATAAGGCATGGGACTTGATTCAGGAGGTCGAGAGTATGGGTGGCATGGCTAAGGCTATCGAAAGTGGCTTACCTAAGATGAGAATTGAAGAGGCTGCTGCTCGTACTCAAGCTAGGATTGACTCAGGCAACCAGATCATTATCGGTGTAAACCACTACAGACTTGACAAAGAAGATCCTATCGATATCCTAGAGGTTGATAATACTGCTGTGCGTGTACAACAGGTATCTCGCCTACAGGAGTTGCGTGATAATCGTGATGAAGAAGCAGTGAAAAAAGCTCTTGCTGATATCACTGAAGCTGTTCGTACAAAGAAGGGCAACCTACTTGATCTAGCCGTTAAGGCAGCACAGTTGAGAGCTTCTCTTGGAGAGATCTCAGATGCATGTGAGGATGTTGTTGGTCGTTATAAGGCTGTAATTAGAACTATTTCAGGCGTGTATTCATCAGAAACTAAGAATGATCCAGACTTTGTAGAGGCTAGCCGTCTGGTATCTGAATTTGCTAAAAAAGAAGGTCGTCAGCCTCGTATCATGATCGCTAAGATGGGTCAGGATGGTCACGACCGTGGTGCTAAGGTAGTAGCTACTGGATATGCTGATGTGGGCTTTGACGTGGATATGGGTCCTCTATTCCAGACTCCAGCGGAATCTGCAAGACAAGCTGTAGAGAATGACGTTAATATCCTAGGGGTATCATCGCTTGCAGCAGGTCATAAGACTCTAGTACCTCAAGTTATCAATGAGCTAAAGAAGCTAGGTAGAGAAGACATTATAGTAATAGCTGGAGGTGTAATCCCTGCACAAGACTATGACTTCTTGTATGAATCTGGCGTAGCTGCAATTTTTGGTCCTGGTACCTCTGTAGCGAAAGCTGCTATTGAGCTGATGCACATTCTTCTAGCTGAATAG
- a CDS encoding IS256 family transposase has product MQFKEILSNVMTEPNGVGRLMELIIEIAMQGERELYKEDSGDVSNGYRPRRIFASGNMLELRVPRTRQQGFMPLILGVLKDQEKEMGELAGYLYSCGNTMEDISGVFERLYGKRYSTSQINRLSLSTQEAVEEWRQRRLPRTLEALVIDATYLPVRRGESVSKEAFFVVMSLDSEGRRDIVGVYNNPTEGSGIWGEFFEDLKSRGLEEVGLIISDGLNNIEEVAREHFTEVDVQLCTVHLQREITRKIRPRDKSAIASDLQEVFSKDGSRSSPLDGLESFKNFAFRWRKSYPFLTKIANGQRIEYYFTYLKYDVSVRKYIHSTNWIERFNRQVKKGARYKCALPSVESALHLIGSIAINATYLKKRIGDLTLGLRKNNEK; this is encoded by the coding sequence ATGCAATTTAAGGAAATTCTATCAAACGTGATGACAGAGCCAAATGGAGTTGGTCGTTTAATGGAGTTAATCATCGAAATAGCGATGCAAGGGGAGAGGGAACTGTATAAAGAAGATAGTGGCGATGTGAGCAATGGATACCGCCCCCGTCGCATCTTTGCGAGTGGTAATATGCTAGAATTACGAGTACCCCGAACTCGGCAGCAGGGCTTCATGCCCTTGATTTTAGGCGTTCTCAAAGATCAAGAGAAAGAGATGGGAGAACTAGCAGGTTATCTATATAGCTGCGGTAATACGATGGAGGATATCTCTGGAGTATTCGAGCGTTTGTATGGTAAACGTTATAGTACGAGTCAAATCAATCGTCTCTCCTTATCAACCCAAGAAGCAGTAGAAGAGTGGCGTCAAAGACGTCTACCGAGGACTTTAGAGGCACTTGTTATCGATGCTACATATCTTCCTGTACGGAGAGGAGAAAGTGTGAGCAAGGAGGCATTCTTTGTGGTGATGAGTTTAGATAGCGAAGGACGTCGAGACATCGTTGGTGTCTATAATAATCCAACAGAGGGGAGTGGTATCTGGGGAGAGTTTTTTGAGGACCTAAAAAGCAGAGGATTAGAGGAGGTGGGATTGATTATTTCAGATGGTCTGAATAACATTGAAGAGGTTGCTCGAGAGCACTTTACAGAAGTAGACGTACAGCTTTGTACCGTTCATTTACAGCGAGAAATAACTCGAAAGATACGCCCTCGAGATAAGTCAGCCATCGCAAGTGATCTACAGGAGGTCTTTAGTAAAGACGGCTCAAGAAGCTCACCTTTAGATGGCCTAGAGAGCTTTAAAAACTTTGCGTTCAGATGGCGTAAGAGCTATCCTTTTCTCACAAAAATAGCTAACGGTCAGAGGATAGAGTATTACTTCACATACCTAAAATACGACGTCAGTGTTCGCAAGTACATTCATAGTACTAACTGGATAGAACGCTTCAATAGACAGGTAAAGAAAGGGGCTCGATATAAATGTGCATTACCTAGCGTAGAATCCGCTCTACACTTGATAGGTAGTATTGCAATCAATGCAACCTATCTGAAGAAAAGAATAGGAGATCTAACTCTTGGACTTAGGAAGAACAATGAAAAGTAA
- a CDS encoding IS256 family transposase, which translates to MQFNEILSNLMTEPNGVGRLMELIIEIAMQGERELYKEDSGDVSNGYRSRRIFASGNMLELRVPRTRQQGFMPLILGVLKDQEKEMGELAGYLYSCGNTMEDISGVFERLYGKRYSTSQINRLSLSTQEAVEEWRQRRLPRTLEALVIDATYLPVRRGESVSKEAFFVVMSLDSEGRRDIVGVYNNPTEGSGIWGEFFEDLKSRGLEEVGLIISDGLNNIEEVAREHFTEVEVQLCTVHLQREITRKIRPRDKSAIASDLQEVFSKDGSRSSPLDGLESFKNFAFRWRKSYPFLTKIANGQRIEYYFTYLKYDVSVRKYIHSTNWIERFNRQVKKGARYKCALPSVESALHLIGSIAINANYLKKRIGDLTLGLRKNNEK; encoded by the coding sequence ATGCAATTTAATGAAATTCTATCAAACTTGATGACAGAGCCAAATGGAGTTGGCCGTTTAATGGAGTTAATCATCGAAATAGCGATGCAAGGGGAGAGGGAACTGTATAAAGAAGATAGTGGCGATGTGAGCAATGGATACCGCTCCCGTCGCATCTTTGCGAGTGGTAATATGCTAGAATTACGAGTACCCCGAACTCGACAGCAGGGCTTCATGCCCTTGATTTTAGGCGTTCTCAAAGATCAAGAGAAAGAGATGGGAGAACTAGCAGGTTATCTATATAGCTGCGGTAATACGATGGAGGATATCTCTGGAGTATTCGAGCGTTTGTATGGTAAACGTTATAGTACGAGTCAAATCAATCGTCTCTCCTTATCGACCCAAGAAGCAGTAGAAGAGTGGCGTCAAAGACGTCTACCGAGGACTTTAGAGGCACTTGTTATCGATGCTACATATCTTCCTGTACGGAGAGGAGAAAGTGTGAGCAAGGAGGCATTTTTTGTAGTGATGAGTTTAGATAGCGAAGGACGTCGAGACATCGTGGGTGTCTATAATAATCCAACAGAGGGAAGCGGCATCTGGGGCGAGTTTTTTGAGGATCTAAAAAGCCGAGGACTCGAAGAGGTAGGACTAATCATTTCAGACGGGTTGAATAACATTGAAGAGGTTGCACGTGAGCACTTTACAGAAGTGGAAGTCCAGCTCTGCACGGTGCATCTACAGCGAGAAATAACTCGAAAGATACGCCCTCGAGATAAGTCAGCCATCGCAAGTGATCTACAGGAGGTCTTTAGTAAAGACGGCTCAAGAAGCTCACCTTTAGATGGCCTAGAGAGCTTTAAAAACTTTGCGTTCAGATGGCGTAAGAGCTATCCTTTTCTCACAAAAATAGCTAACGGTCAGAGGATAGAGTATTACTTCACATACCTAAAATACGACGTCAGTGTTCGCAAGTACATTCATAGTACTAACTGGATAGAACGCTTCAATAGACAGGTAAAGAAAGGGGCTCGATATAAATGTGCATTACCTAGCGTAGAATCCGCTCTACACTTGATAGGTAGTATTGCAATCAATGCAAACTATCTGAAGAAAAGAATAGGAGATCTAACTCTTGGACTTAGGAAGAACAATGAAAAGTAA
- a CDS encoding RagB/SusD family nutrient uptake outer membrane protein, whose product MKKIYILGFVLAAFVLGACKNDYLTTEPSDSVGSGTAVATTENAYKGLNGIALSMASQHYSYSQGCAGENKIYAHYENYPSENYLFNRYAAGWADLHNMELFLNDQTSYNHYAWYYYYQLIGSANTIIAKIDDATGPDNEKAFIKASALTFRAYSYEKLTRYFCYRWTDSNNGASEGLPLRLDESTGDLPKSTLGETFAQIYKDCEEAISLFNSSDFKRPQTDVWIPNVNVAHAVYARAALSKHDYDTAKAQAKLAKAGFPLMTNADYKAGFAAPTSEWIFGSYGSSSENQWYWSYGTQYSANGYYATKADTGAGQIGRLLINRIPNDDVRKSLFITEDKFPTLDWSDENVLNPTYAMIGFNDNKISSQEAWDAVDKYINSMTPAGFTAPYSAGFRYLGGHLKFWVTDMPGVSYLPFIRTSEMVLIEAEAAYQLGDEPGAIAALNELNKTSGRNPSYVCTKTGDALWNEIMDYRELELWGEGTAWSDYKRWGRAIDRKSIADGGNAHATVAVRIEPDEKNKWTWVTPQLETDFNGAIDK is encoded by the coding sequence ATGAAGAAAATATATATATTAGGCTTTGTACTTGCTGCTTTTGTATTAGGAGCATGTAAGAATGATTACCTTACCACCGAGCCTTCTGACTCTGTTGGAAGTGGTACGGCTGTGGCGACTACAGAAAATGCTTACAAAGGATTAAATGGTATAGCACTTTCAATGGCCTCTCAGCATTATTCATATAGCCAAGGTTGTGCTGGTGAGAATAAGATTTATGCTCATTATGAAAATTATCCTTCAGAGAACTATCTGTTTAACAGGTATGCTGCTGGTTGGGCAGATCTTCACAATATGGAGTTGTTCCTTAATGACCAAACATCTTATAATCATTATGCTTGGTACTATTATTATCAATTAATAGGTAGTGCAAATACTATTATTGCTAAAATTGACGACGCTACTGGTCCAGATAACGAGAAAGCTTTTATCAAGGCTTCTGCACTTACATTTAGGGCATACTCGTATGAGAAACTAACAAGATATTTTTGCTATAGATGGACAGACTCTAATAATGGTGCTTCTGAAGGTTTGCCATTAAGACTAGATGAGTCTACAGGAGATCTTCCTAAGTCAACACTTGGAGAAACATTCGCTCAGATTTATAAAGATTGTGAAGAAGCAATATCTTTATTCAACTCATCTGATTTTAAGCGTCCTCAAACTGATGTGTGGATTCCTAATGTAAATGTAGCTCACGCTGTTTACGCAAGAGCTGCACTATCAAAACATGACTATGACACAGCTAAGGCACAAGCAAAACTTGCAAAAGCCGGCTTCCCATTAATGACTAACGCAGATTATAAGGCTGGTTTTGCAGCTCCTACGTCTGAGTGGATTTTTGGTTCATATGGATCTTCAAGTGAAAACCAATGGTATTGGTCGTATGGTACACAGTATTCAGCTAATGGATATTATGCTACTAAGGCCGATACTGGAGCTGGACAGATTGGGCGTTTATTGATTAATAGAATACCGAATGATGATGTCCGCAAGTCATTGTTTATTACAGAGGATAAGTTTCCTACTTTAGATTGGTCTGATGAAAATGTTCTTAATCCTACCTATGCAATGATTGGTTTTAATGATAATAAGATATCTAGTCAAGAAGCTTGGGATGCTGTAGATAAATATATTAATAGCATGACTCCAGCAGGGTTTACTGCACCATATAGTGCTGGATTCCGTTATTTAGGAGGACACTTAAAGTTCTGGGTAACTGATATGCCTGGTGTAAGTTATTTGCCTTTCATACGTACTTCAGAGATGGTATTGATTGAAGCTGAGGCTGCATATCAATTAGGTGATGAACCTGGTGCTATTGCCGCTCTTAATGAATTGAATAAGACATCAGGTCGTAATCCTTCATATGTGTGTACAAAGACTGGTGATGCTCTGTGGAACGAGATTATGGACTATAGAGAACTTGAGCTTTGGGGTGAAGGTACAGCATGGAGCGACTATAAGAGATGGGGACGAGCTATTGATAGAAAGTCCATCGCTGATGGTGGAAATGCCCACGCTACTGTAGCTGTTCGTATTGAGCCAGATGAAAAGAACAAGTGGACATGGGTTACTCCTCAACTTGAAACTGACTTTAATGGTGCTATTGATAAATAA
- a CDS encoding TonB-dependent receptor, which produces MKSKILMLSTLLLLAVGTALGQTINVKGVVFDENGEPMIGATVRAKNDASNGAQTNFDGEFALPKAVKQGEIIIISSVGYKTQELPAATDMKVNMKADSELLDEVVVVAYGTAKKESLTGAIAVVDSKELDKRVSTSVTAALEGTASGVQVNSTYGEPGAAPKIRIRGIGTLGAQSPLYVVDGVPFEGNIAELNSNDIANMSILKDAASTALYGNRAANGVVMITTKSGKRSVPSVNVSFNQGLYQRGLPEYDRLDPTSWMEAGWNAMRNYAISNGSLGMTPENAAKYASENLMNDYVKRNIFDKPSDQLFDANGNFLGKVLPGYTDLNWADALERLGARSDYNISGSYSNDKMNVYASVGYLNEKGYIIASDYERFTGRINTGFTPNEWLSLGINLSAAHTNRNYNDNASGSMYKNPFSQARYMAPVYPIYEHDEKGEIVVDENGDKVYDTTSPYLSNRHIVYELLNDRENSKRNVMGLQTYATFELPYGLSATIRGDLNKSTTNSMKYDNKSIGDGQPNGRLTEYAYQYTNYTLQQLLNWNYTFDDAHNVEFLFGHENFNSDSHFLYGMNTDMAVDGPLVMNNFLTNSYFNGYENVYRTESYFSRLKYNYLSKYIIEGSFRRDGSSRFHPDNRWGNFYSVGGSWNISQEDFMQDVNWVDFLKLRASYGEVGNDASVGLYGHMALYDIDKNGGKPALVKKSLSAHDIKWETTQTFDIGVDGRLFNQLDFSLGYFDKRSLDLLFEVKLPLSAGSYPHDDAQRNMVIWQNIGSISNRGVELSLNWDIFNREDFAWSIGTEATFIKNKVLKLPNGEEIPSGSLRRIAEGHSIYEFHTYHFEGVDQLTGRSLYTLDPEKKENAIKDGQLVTINGTDYTMDTSFGLRDWRGSAIPKFYGSFNTNLSWKGFGLYMLFTYSVGGKTYDGSYASLMSTPSASSASAIHVDVKNSWDGAPEGMKEDSPNRIDPNGTPALDFFYSNRNNALSDRWLVDSSYLVFKNLNLTYDLPTQWVEKLGLANVQLSFGAENLFTLTARKGMNPQYSFSGGQDDTYVTARVYNFGLKFKF; this is translated from the coding sequence ATGAAAAGTAAGATTCTAATGCTATCAACCCTCCTCCTATTAGCGGTGGGTACGGCTTTAGGGCAGACCATCAATGTGAAAGGTGTCGTTTTTGATGAAAATGGCGAACCGATGATTGGTGCGACTGTTCGTGCAAAGAATGATGCATCTAATGGTGCTCAGACCAATTTTGATGGTGAATTCGCACTGCCAAAAGCGGTGAAGCAAGGCGAAATCATCATTATTAGTAGTGTAGGTTATAAGACCCAAGAGCTTCCTGCTGCTACTGATATGAAAGTAAATATGAAGGCAGATTCAGAGCTTCTTGATGAAGTTGTAGTTGTAGCTTATGGTACTGCTAAAAAGGAATCTCTAACGGGTGCTATTGCTGTTGTTGATTCTAAGGAACTGGATAAGCGTGTTTCCACCAGTGTGACTGCTGCTTTGGAAGGTACGGCTTCTGGTGTTCAGGTGAATAGTACATATGGTGAGCCAGGAGCTGCACCTAAGATACGAATTAGAGGTATTGGTACTCTTGGTGCACAAAGTCCTCTATATGTTGTGGATGGTGTTCCTTTTGAGGGTAATATTGCTGAGCTCAACTCTAATGATATCGCAAATATGTCCATCCTAAAAGATGCTGCATCCACTGCTTTGTACGGAAATCGTGCAGCTAATGGTGTTGTTATGATTACTACTAAGAGTGGTAAGCGTTCAGTTCCATCGGTTAATGTGTCGTTTAACCAAGGTTTGTATCAAAGAGGACTTCCAGAATATGATCGTCTTGATCCAACTTCATGGATGGAGGCTGGCTGGAATGCTATGAGAAATTATGCAATTAGTAATGGTAGTTTGGGTATGACACCTGAAAATGCTGCCAAATATGCATCTGAAAATTTGATGAATGACTATGTTAAGCGCAATATCTTTGATAAGCCTAGTGATCAACTTTTTGATGCAAATGGAAACTTTTTGGGTAAGGTTCTACCTGGATATACTGATTTGAATTGGGCTGACGCGTTAGAGCGTCTCGGAGCTAGATCCGATTACAATATCTCTGGTAGCTACTCTAATGATAAGATGAATGTATATGCTTCAGTTGGTTATTTAAATGAGAAAGGGTATATCATTGCTTCTGACTACGAGCGGTTTACAGGACGTATTAATACTGGATTTACACCAAACGAGTGGTTGAGTTTAGGTATTAATTTAAGTGCTGCACATACAAATCGTAATTATAATGATAATGCATCTGGTTCTATGTATAAGAACCCTTTTAGCCAAGCACGATATATGGCGCCTGTCTATCCAATCTATGAACACGATGAAAAAGGTGAAATAGTAGTGGATGAGAATGGCGATAAGGTATATGATACTACATCTCCGTATTTAAGTAACAGACACATTGTGTATGAGTTGCTTAATGATAGAGAAAATAGTAAGAGAAATGTAATGGGGCTTCAAACCTATGCTACATTTGAACTTCCTTATGGTCTTTCAGCAACTATTAGAGGTGATCTTAATAAGTCAACTACTAATAGTATGAAATATGATAATAAGTCAATTGGAGATGGACAGCCTAATGGACGTCTAACAGAATACGCTTACCAATATACAAATTACACGTTACAGCAGTTGCTAAATTGGAATTATACATTTGATGATGCTCATAATGTTGAATTCTTATTTGGTCACGAAAACTTTAACTCCGACAGTCATTTCTTGTATGGGATGAATACTGATATGGCAGTTGATGGTCCTCTAGTGATGAATAACTTTTTAACTAATTCATACTTCAACGGCTACGAAAATGTATATCGGACAGAGTCATATTTCTCTAGATTGAAATATAATTACTTGAGTAAATACATTATTGAGGGATCCTTTAGACGAGATGGCTCTTCAAGATTCCATCCAGATAATAGGTGGGGTAACTTCTATTCTGTCGGTGGTAGTTGGAATATTTCACAAGAAGACTTTATGCAAGATGTGAACTGGGTTGACTTCCTTAAATTAAGAGCTTCTTATGGAGAGGTAGGTAACGATGCTAGTGTTGGATTGTACGGACATATGGCTTTATATGATATTGATAAGAATGGCGGAAAGCCAGCTCTTGTGAAAAAGTCATTGAGTGCCCATGATATAAAGTGGGAAACTACCCAGACTTTTGATATAGGTGTGGACGGACGTCTTTTTAACCAGCTTGATTTTTCTCTTGGTTACTTCGATAAAAGATCTTTAGATTTACTATTTGAGGTGAAATTACCACTTTCTGCAGGTTCCTATCCTCATGATGACGCACAAAGAAATATGGTGATATGGCAAAATATTGGCTCTATTTCTAATAGAGGAGTCGAACTAAGTCTTAATTGGGATATATTTAACAGGGAAGACTTTGCATGGTCTATAGGAACTGAAGCTACATTTATTAAAAATAAGGTGCTTAAGTTACCTAATGGTGAGGAGATCCCAAGTGGTAGTCTGAGAAGGATCGCTGAAGGGCACTCCATTTATGAGTTCCATACTTACCATTTTGAAGGAGTCGACCAACTAACTGGTCGTTCACTTTACACGCTTGACCCAGAAAAAAAGGAAAACGCTATTAAAGATGGTCAGCTAGTGACAATCAATGGAACTGACTATACTATGGATACTTCCTTTGGTCTTAGAGACTGGAGAGGCTCCGCAATACCAAAGTTCTATGGGTCTTTTAATACGAATCTGAGCTGGAAAGGTTTTGGTCTTTATATGCTCTTTACTTATAGTGTAGGTGGCAAGACTTATGATGGTAGTTATGCATCATTGATGAGTACTCCGTCTGCATCTTCTGCCAGTGCTATCCACGTAGATGTTAAGAACTCTTGGGATGGAGCACCAGAGGGTATGAAAGAGGATTCACCAAATCGTATTGATCCTAATGGTACACCTGCTTTAGATTTCTTCTATAGTAATAGAAACAATGCACTCAGTGATAGATGGTTAGTAGACTCTTCATACTTGGTATTCAAGAATCTCAATCTTACCTATGATTTGCCAACACAGTGGGTTGAAAAGCTTGGTTTAGCTAACGTTCAGCTTTCTTTTGGTGCTGAAAACCTATTTACTCTGACAGCAAGAAAGGGTATGAATCCTCAGTACTCATTTAGTGGAGGGCAAGATGATACCTATGTTACAGCCAGAGTATATAACTTTGGTTTGAAATTTAAATTCTAA
- a CDS encoding AMP-binding protein, whose protein sequence is MIEQNFIKFFETSFKENWSLPAFTNYEEAKTYSIADVAKWVAKVHLLLDNIGVEQEDKISLIAKDSAEWCMTWLGIVTYGAVIVPILPAFHGEDIRHIIRHSDSKYVFVGEEHKKLLQLEAMSDVIATFDVKTLKPIAELTRSSQAVELDADQLYSNRYPNGLQRDEIQLPEISNDRVVVISYTSGTSGFSKGVMTTANNLAANIVYALTQNIIKTGRPLLCFLPNAHAYGCAFNFLLPVIKGAHAYILDSKPTPTVLMKAFKDVRPHAILMVPLVLEKIYKNAIAPKLKKKSVRFGLKVPIINKIIYKKIRESLIEVMGGDVEEVIIGGAPLNDEVAYFLSKAKFPYMVGYGMTECAPLVCYAKHEVFVAGSCGKVLDLIEEVRLYDPEEVDGHMVGEVQVRGENVCKGYYNDPKKTEELFTADGWMRTGDSGYLDKNRNLFLRGRKKSMILGANGQNIYPEEIEAKISLLPYMSESILVSRDGHKRVAIVTMDEVALKRDGLDNPQDRERILKENRLSLNQNIASFASVAAFELLDGDFEKTPKQSIKRYLYE, encoded by the coding sequence ATGATAGAACAGAATTTTATAAAGTTTTTTGAGACCTCCTTCAAGGAGAATTGGTCATTACCAGCATTTACCAACTACGAGGAAGCAAAGACATATAGTATAGCTGATGTAGCTAAGTGGGTCGCAAAGGTGCACTTATTATTGGATAATATCGGGGTGGAGCAGGAAGATAAGATTTCACTTATCGCAAAAGATAGTGCGGAATGGTGTATGACATGGCTAGGAATAGTTACTTACGGAGCGGTGATAGTTCCTATATTACCAGCCTTTCATGGGGAAGATATTAGGCACATCATTCGGCATAGTGATTCAAAATATGTCTTTGTTGGAGAAGAGCATAAAAAGCTGTTGCAACTAGAGGCAATGTCCGATGTCATAGCTACATTTGATGTAAAGACGCTCAAGCCTATTGCTGAATTGACCAGATCGTCACAGGCTGTTGAGCTAGATGCAGATCAATTATATTCTAATCGCTATCCTAATGGTTTGCAAAGAGACGAGATTCAATTGCCAGAGATATCTAATGACAGAGTTGTCGTTATTAGCTATACATCAGGAACATCAGGTTTTAGCAAGGGTGTTATGACCACCGCGAATAACTTAGCGGCTAATATCGTCTATGCTTTGACTCAGAATATTATTAAGACTGGAAGACCACTACTTTGTTTCCTTCCTAATGCACATGCTTATGGATGTGCATTTAATTTCTTACTCCCCGTTATCAAAGGAGCACATGCCTATATATTAGACTCCAAACCTACTCCTACAGTCCTAATGAAAGCCTTTAAGGATGTACGTCCACATGCTATCTTAATGGTTCCATTGGTATTGGAGAAAATTTACAAGAATGCTATTGCTCCAAAGCTTAAAAAGAAGTCCGTTAGATTTGGTCTTAAAGTACCGATCATTAATAAAATTATCTATAAGAAAATTCGAGAATCACTTATAGAGGTTATGGGAGGTGATGTAGAAGAAGTAATTATCGGAGGTGCTCCACTAAATGACGAGGTGGCATATTTCTTATCGAAGGCGAAATTTCCATATATGGTAGGATACGGTATGACTGAGTGTGCACCACTTGTATGTTATGCTAAGCACGAAGTCTTTGTTGCAGGATCATGTGGAAAAGTCCTAGATCTAATAGAAGAGGTCAGACTTTATGATCCCGAGGAGGTTGATGGTCATATGGTCGGTGAAGTTCAGGTAAGGGGTGAGAACGTCTGTAAGGGATATTATAACGACCCAAAGAAGACTGAGGAGCTCTTTACGGCAGATGGCTGGATGCGAACAGGAGATTCGGGATACTTGGATAAGAATCGTAACTTATTTTTGCGTGGCCGAAAAAAATCTATGATTTTAGGAGCTAATGGACAAAATATCTATCCAGAGGAGATAGAAGCTAAGATTTCATTGCTACCATATATGTCTGAATCAATACTAGTATCCAGGGATGGGCATAAGAGGGTCGCTATTGTGACCATGGACGAAGTTGCTCTAAAAAGAGACGGACTAGATAACCCCCAAGATAGAGAGAGGATCTTGAAGGAAAACAGACTTTCTCTTAATCAAAATATAGCTTCATTTGCGTCTGTAGCTGCATTTGAATTACTCGACGGGGATTTTGAGAAAACGCCAAAGCAATCTATTAAGCGTTATTTGTATGAATAA